CTTCCAGTTCGTTCGGATAGACGTTGAAGCCGGAAACCAGAATCATGTCCTTCTTGCGGTCGACGATCTTGACGTAGCCCTGCTCGTCCATGATGCCGACGTCGCCCGACTTGAAGAAACCATCGAAGGTCATGACCTTGGCGGTTTCGTCCGGGCGGTTCCAGTAGCCCGTCATCACCTGCGGGCCACGGATCGCGATCTCGCCGACGCTGCCGACCGGCAGCGGCTTGCCGTCGTCGTCGACGATGGCGATGTCGGTCGACGGCACCGGCAGGCCGATGGTGCCGGTAAAGCCGGGCGCGTCGCAGCGGTTGCAGGTCGCCACCGGCGCGGTCTCGGACAGGCCGTAGCCCTCGATGATGTGGGTGCCGGTGATCTCGTGCCACTTGTCGTCGACCGCCTTCTGCACCGCCATGCCGCCGCCGTTGCTGACCTTCAGCCCGGAAAAGTCGACGTGGCGGAAGCCGGGGTGGTTGACCAGCGCGTTGTACAGCGTGTTTACCGCCGGCAGCATGTTGATCTTGTACTTGGCCAGCTCCTTGACGAAGCCGCCGATGTCGCGCGGATTCGGGATCAGGATGTTCAGCGCCCCCACGCGCATGCCCCACAGCGCGCAGGCCGTCAGCGCGAAGATGTGGTACAGCGGCAGCGCGCAGACGATGGTCGGGAAGTCGACGATCGGCGGCTGGCCCATCGCCGGGGCGGACCAGGCTTCGGTCTGCAGCACGTTGGCGATCACGTTCCGGTGCGTCAGCGTGGCGCCTTTCGACACGCCGGTGGTGCCGCCGGTGTACTGCAGGAAGGCGACGTCGGCGCCGCTCAAGGCCACCGGCTTGAACGGCATCTTCGCGCCCTGCGCCAGCGCATCCTTGAAGCGCACCATGTGCGGGATCGTGAAGTCCGGCACCATCTTCTTGACGTTGCGGACCACGAAGTCGACCAGCATGCCCTTCACGCCGCCCAGCAGCTCGCCCATGCTGGCCACGACCACGTGGCGCACCGGCGTCTTGCCGAGCACCTGCTGCACCGTGTGCGCGAAGTTCTCGAGCACGATGATGGCTTCGCTGCCCGAATCCTTGAGCTGGTGCTCGAGCTCGCGCGGCGTGTACAGCGGATTGACGTTGACGACCGTGTAGCCGGCGCGCAGGATCGCGGCCAGCGCCACCGGGTATTGCAGCACGTTCGGGATCATCACCGCGACACGCGCGCCCTTGGCCATGCCGCGGCTTTGCAGCCAGGCCGCCAGGCGCTTCGACATGGCGTCCAGTTCCGCATAGGTCAGGAACTTGTCCATGCAGACGAAGGCATTGTTGGCGGCGTACTTCTGGAACGACTCTTCCAGAATCTGCACCAGCGAACCGTATTGATCGGGATCGATGTCGGCGGGAACGCCGGGTGGGTACGACTTCAGCCAGATCTTGTCCATCGGGTGCCTGTCTCGAGTGTCTTTATCTTCTGTATTGGCTGCCCGACCGAAAAAAAACGCACGGTCGTGCTGTGCTGCTAATTATGATGCTATCGGGCACGGCTCCCGATAGCAAGCATTTTCAGAGCGATTCGAACACGAATTCTAGCGCCCGACAGGTAGCGGCGTTTCGCTGCGCTGCACCATCAGCGGCGCGTTCAGCATCGGCCTGGACATTGCCTTCAGGATGCGGTGCCGGTCGGCGCGATCCAGTTCGGACAGGCGCTTGACCTCCTTGTAGAAGCGCGGGAAGCTGCCTTCCCTCTGCAGCAGCGTGCGGAAGGCCGGCACGAAGTCTTCGTAGGTCGCGATCGAAGCCAGGTGGGCGTTCGACAGCGGCTGCTCGAAGAAGCGGTCGTAGCCGACGTAGCCGCCCCAATTGCCTTTCAGGACCTGGTACTCGTCCTTCAGCTCCTGGAACAGGCGCGCCTTGACCACGCGCTTTTCGGCGTCGCTGCGGTCGATCAGCGCATAGTTCTGCTCGAGCGCCTTGCGGTACTTCATCAGCAAGGCGAGAAAATCCTTCTTGCGGCTCTGGTAGCGCGCGTAGGCGTCGCGCATCTGCTGGTTGCCGAAGCGCTCCATCCAGCGCTCGACGCCGACCTCTTCCACCGTCGAGGCGAACGATTCGTTGAACTGCGAGTCACCCGGCGCGTACACGACCTGGTGCGCCAGTTCATGAAAGATCATGCGCGCCAGTTCGCCGTCCGGGTAGTTGATGAAGGTGGAGATGAGCGGGTCGCTGAACCAGCCGAGCGTCGAATACGCGGCCACGCCGCCGACTTCGACGTCGTCGCCCTCGGCGCGCAATTGCTTGGCGTACGCCATCGCGGCGTCCTTGCTGTAGTAGCCGCGGTAGTCGACGCAGCCGGCCACCGGGAAGCACCATTCGAGCGGACGCAGCGACAGCTCGGGCGTGGCGACCACGTTCCACAGCACATAAGGCCGTTTGAGCGCGGTGTAGGTCTTGTAGCTGTTGTTATCCGGTAAAGCCATTTCGCTAACGGCGAAGCGGCGGATCTGGCGCGCCGTCTCGAGCCGATGGCGCAGTTTGGTACTGGTGCCGGGGTCGGCGATCCAGTCGTCGATCGGACGTGAGTCCGACAGGAGTTCAAGCTGGCCTTGCGCCGCCTGGGTGTAGTAGCCCAGCGTCGAGCAGCTGGCCAGCAGCCCCGCCGCCGTGCCTGCAAGCAGCACGGTGCGGAACCACGGGGTGATTCGCATAAGTTTCATTTGTCGGGTTCATGGTGCAGCCTTTTCGACTTGCACCAGGGTGTCGTAGAAAGTGGGCGCCCGCCCCATGTCGGTCAGGCGCTGGCTGGTGACTTCGTTGGCGTTCTTGCCGTCGCTGGCGAGCTTCTTCCACCAGATCGACAGGCCGACCACCAGGCCGGCCCGCGCTCTGGCGGTGA
This genomic stretch from Massilia sp. 9096 harbors:
- a CDS encoding long-chain-fatty-acid--CoA ligase; translated protein: MDKIWLKSYPPGVPADIDPDQYGSLVQILEESFQKYAANNAFVCMDKFLTYAELDAMSKRLAAWLQSRGMAKGARVAVMIPNVLQYPVALAAILRAGYTVVNVNPLYTPRELEHQLKDSGSEAIIVLENFAHTVQQVLGKTPVRHVVVASMGELLGGVKGMLVDFVVRNVKKMVPDFTIPHMVRFKDALAQGAKMPFKPVALSGADVAFLQYTGGTTGVSKGATLTHRNVIANVLQTEAWSAPAMGQPPIVDFPTIVCALPLYHIFALTACALWGMRVGALNILIPNPRDIGGFVKELAKYKINMLPAVNTLYNALVNHPGFRHVDFSGLKVSNGGGMAVQKAVDDKWHEITGTHIIEGYGLSETAPVATCNRCDAPGFTGTIGLPVPSTDIAIVDDDGKPLPVGSVGEIAIRGPQVMTGYWNRPDETAKVMTFDGFFKSGDVGIMDEQGYVKIVDRKKDMILVSGFNVYPNELEAVIAQHEGVLECAAIGVPDEHSGEAVKVFVVKKDPDLTAEQLMDYCKQEFTGYKRPKYIEFRDELPKTNVGKILRRALREEKQAA
- a CDS encoding aminopeptidase, with amino-acid sequence MRITPWFRTVLLAGTAAGLLASCSTLGYYTQAAQGQLELLSDSRPIDDWIADPGTSTKLRHRLETARQIRRFAVSEMALPDNNSYKTYTALKRPYVLWNVVATPELSLRPLEWCFPVAGCVDYRGYYSKDAAMAYAKQLRAEGDDVEVGGVAAYSTLGWFSDPLISTFINYPDGELARMIFHELAHQVVYAPGDSQFNESFASTVEEVGVERWMERFGNQQMRDAYARYQSRKKDFLALLMKYRKALEQNYALIDRSDAEKRVVKARLFQELKDEYQVLKGNWGGYVGYDRFFEQPLSNAHLASIATYEDFVPAFRTLLQREGSFPRFYKEVKRLSELDRADRHRILKAMSRPMLNAPLMVQRSETPLPVGR